A stretch of DNA from Doryrhamphus excisus isolate RoL2022-K1 chromosome 6, RoL_Dexc_1.0, whole genome shotgun sequence:
TGATGGTTCATATCAAAGTATCCAATTTTTGAGCGTGAGGGTGAAAAATATGCCGGCAAAGCATGCCGTTGAAAGATTTGGGGTGCTGGTTGTTGACAGTGGCGAGGGTTCGTGCGTCGGTGTCATGAGGGCTTCCAACATCTGCGCTGTGACAACGAGCCTTCACTCAGTTATGTCAGTGTTTGCTCAGCAGCAGCATTGTCCTCCTCGTCCTCTGAGGGACTGCTGCTCTTGTTTTTCACTTCGGACGGTTGAAATGCAAGTTGGTACGcagtgtttacatttgtcaTCCCATTGTCATTTCAAATGAATTTACTGGCATCAAACTAGTTACAAGTCCAACAATTGTACTTTCTTTTTGAGAGGTACAGGTGTCTTTTAATACCGTGTCCACTAGTTGACCCCCTTTGTTACCCTGTCGACACCCTCCATAAATGGCTCTTAGACTGACTGCATGTTGTAATATACACTCACTGGACACAACATTATGTACACCTGCACTGTCTAATCtgcttttaaaacaattataatatatttcattcatccatAGATTTGATCACAAATGCatgaacacaaatacaaaaatgtaatgacATCCAGACAATGTAAAATGTAAGCCACAGCTCCCGTAAATGAGCATCAATTACAAAAAATCACATAAATAActaagaaaatacatatttctgtGATATTAatgcaaaaatgacattgtttttcatgagtgtactgtttttaaaataagcAACAGAAACGCATGTTTTAATAagatatgaaattatttattacattatttagttTTAAGGAAAACATAAAATTTACTAAAAGTATTCAATTATTTACTGTCAAAATTACcaacaaaagtcattttttgtatttattatgtttggGAAACTACTTTATTTaccaagtaattttttttatgggtACAGTTTGTTTTCAAACCattaaaattcttttttttaaaaactggggATGGTTGCAACAAAGGGATCGTTGAAACCCTCTCTGTTTGACCAATCAGGAACTAGCTGTGGTGACGTCATCAATATGCCCGTGTACAAATTGAGCTCACTGATGAAGCCTCACGCCTGTTGAAAACGGTCTGTTCTggagccaaaaaaaacacaatttcaggTAAGAACTACAAAATTTACATAGTGTCCATTGTGTTGTGGATACAATTGTTTGACTTCCATATAAGCTCAAGGAGTAGTTTGTCTTGTTTAATTTGATGTGTTGCGTTAGCGCTAGCTTtgaagctaaatgctaaaaacaGTTAGCTTTTTAAGGGGCGGCGTTGTCCGAAATTGGACCTAAGATTGGACCTTAGATGTTGTTCTTCATTCTTTGAATCTAAAGGCGTTCATTGAATCTAAACGCTTAAACAATACTACTATTCGTAAATTCCTAAATGAGTGACGTCACAATGAGGAGCCTGTCGTGGTGACGTCACCGCCaagtgaaggaggaggaggaggaggaggaggaggaaatgaattcaacacacaaacacacacacacacacagactcacacacacacaaagtggctGTCAGCGAGTCTTCCCACATTCTCCTCTTAAACTGGTGAGTCCATTACTGTAATtgcttatatatgtatattttaaattgGGAGTAGCTTGAATTGAAAAGTTGAAgtgaaggaaaaaaagacattttaatcTGAATAGCAGCAGATTTGTGCACAGATGCTTGTGTTAAAGTTGCCAATACGACATCGTTGAAGAGATGTTTTCTTTCGGGAACTTTTCAAGAAGAAAATAATATGACGTAACACCAGTGGACTAAGTAAAAGCATTACTTTGGTGttctttattttacattttgataTATCAGAcatttcctcacattttcttCACAAGTTTGATGTTTGATAGTGTTTAATTTATGCTCGCGTGTGCGTGGAcaatcattttaattatttaattgatGTATAGTGCTATAaacaatgtgtatatttttgaagaacacaagaatacaaaatAAGCCTTTTAGTTCTTGAATGCTTTTCTTAAAGCGTCATGCCCGGTCTCTTGCGCCCCCTGTTGGCCGCCTGCCTGCTAGTACAACTACTACCTGCCTCGTGGTGCAGGATGCCTGAATACAACAATGGATTCTACTACCATGACGTCACCAATGGCAACGGCAATGGAGAGAGTGGGTCCTCTTCttatattcaatttttttaaaggttcCATATTGTATTTTTCACCAAAATTGAATGAATAAGTGTCCCACAAACATGTAttgaaagtgtgttttttacaaaatttagcTTTGATGCCGGAAGCCCAGagtgtgtagctttaatgctaatgggCTATGTGGTCCACACCTGTCTCAGATAGTGTGGGTTTCCAAGAAGCACTATTATGTAGTATATCCACTTTTTACACACTTTTGGACTTGTCCAGTCTAACTTAATAGATGCCTTAAATCGCGTACAATAGAAGACGTTAGCAGCAGTAacatagctatgtgagctaatgctaacacaacaGTCCCTTTTCATTGGCAACATCCTTCTAGAACAGCTTATTTactgaaaacaaaatgatcacACAGCTAGTTGGCAGAGCTCCGGTCGTCTGCCAAGTGTTTTTTCACAGTAGTCTTGGATCTTGTACAGGTATTCATGACGAAGtaaatttacagtatataaaaaaatctgagCGTCAAATGGGACAAAATTGGCAAAATGTGTAGGCATACATGCAGACCTTTTATACACTTCTTTAAAATGAACTTTTTATACACTTTGCAATAGAGGGGCTCATTAAAATAAACCATTCTCCGATGTGTTCAAGTCTACTTCAACGGGGTGCGTCTGCACGTGGAGTCCCCGCAGCCGTCAGTGTCAGCCACCAGAGGGAGCAGCGTCACGCTCCCGTGCCACTTCCACTACGTGCCTGAGCTCAGCGCCCCCCGCAGGACACGGGTCAAGTGGTCATGGTTGCCCGCCCATGGCGCCTCCATCGCTTCCCCGGCTATTGCCGCCGCCTTCGCCATGGAGACGGAGGTGATGGTTGCCATGGGCAACCGTCACCGCAGCTACGGCAGCTTCCGCGGCCGCGTGCGGCTGCGACGCTCGGCGCCAGGCGACATGTCACTTGTCATCAATGAGCTGCGCCTCAACGACACGGGACGGTACCGATGTGAGGTGATTGACGGATTGGAGGATGAGAGCGTCACCGTGGAGCTGGAGCTGCGAGGAAGGTTGACGATTGGTTCGATGACGTAACTATTTATTCTATTTCAGAGGGTTTCACAGATGAAAGCATAAAAGcctgggtcaaaggtcaaagtcaCTGCAATATGAAATGCAGCAAacgcaaaaaaaattatttatttagcagTTTTCATCCAATTGTCTCCAAACTAATTGGATATGAAGAAGATAGGTAGCTGCTCAGCTGATTCAAATTTGGCAGTGAGGAGATGATGTAGGTCAAAGTTCTAACAAGTAACGAGGTGAAACATTTAATTGCAACAAAGTACATTGAGTCatatgtcaaatgaatggcTTTCCAGAACTGTGTTTAGTTTTGCGTTAGCTTTTAATATGCTGACCTAGTAACCAAAAACAGGTTACCTACTGTAACATCAAAGTGCTCACAACTGGGGTGGGTCTTACCCCACATTAACACAAGCCAATAATGCCAATTATCTGTTTTCCTGCATAGGAGTGGTGTTTCCCTACTTCTCAGACAAAGGACGCTACCAGTTCAACTTCCTGGAGGCACAGCAGGCATGCCAGGACCAGGACGCCACGTTGGCCACCTTTGAGCAGCTGTTCACAGCGTGGGACGAGGGCCTGGACTGGTGCAACGCCGGCTGGTTGGCCGACGGCACCGTGCAGTATCCCATCACTACGCCACGCGACGGTTGCGGGGGCTCGGACCTGGAGCCCGGTGTGCGCAGCTACGGTCCACGCCACCGCCTCCTGCACCGCTTTGATGCCTTCTGTTTCTCCGCCTCTGTCAAAGGTCTTTATTTATATTCTAAaacatgtattgttttttttatatccaagtatttttaatgtcaaaatatttatttttgcctcataaatatttacaaatatatattttagttaATGACgacatgtatttttaaaatgtattcagaACAATACACAATTGtatattactgtatatgaacattatttttttattttattgtgtattgtgtacaatgaatgaatgattacatttgttttaaacAATGGATGGTAAAGTTGATGTTCTCCTGCTACAGGGACGGTCTACTTCCTGCAGAACCCATCCAAGCTCAACTTTACAGAGGCGGTCCAGGCTTGCACCAAAGCCTCCAGTCACATGGCCAAAGTGGGCCAACTGTACGCCGCCTGGAGGCTCACGGGAATGGACCGCTGCGACGCCGGGTGGTTGGCTGATGGCAGCGTGCGCTACCCCATCACCAAGCCGCGGGCTAACTGCGGACCACCTGAACCTGGGGTGCGGAGCTTTGGGTTCCCCCCACGGCACCAGAAGTTTGGTGTCTACTGTTATCGGTAGAGGCTCTGTTAGCGTTAGCTTTAGCCTGCTGTCAAATGGGCTTTATTGGCTCCATTGCTCTCCTCATCCACCTACAACTTTCTGTGACCATTCAGTAACCACCCTTTTCCAGTGCACGGTACCAGTTTGACATGATTCACCTCAGTTTGGGCTGAAATAGCCACTCGAAGCTGTGAAAAAAAGGAGGCATGCTAACAAATAACAACGGAAGAGGACATTTTATCCACGAGGAGACAGCACCAAAGTGGAGCGCTGCAGCtgagtggagactgtggagtaagctaatgttagcatgtgtttctGTCCTCAAATGTTTGCAAGTACAAGAaatagtactagtagtagtaccagTAGTGAGTAGAGCCGGGTGCCATGCGCTGGAAAAGGGTATTAGACCACCATAGGGCAAAATGAACTTTCACTTCCTGAAGTGAGAAGGGACATTACAGTAGTGCTGTACTACAAGCTAAGGATTTATGCCAGTATGACAGAAGTACATGAAAAGTACATATTGGAAGTGTACGTCTATAAAGGGCTCCTACCAACAATGTATGCCATTGTCCTTGTTTATGTGTCCAATGCGAGACCacgcatgtttttttatacactatacagtaaatgtatgtctgtgcattttttaaaatcattttatacAAGTCAATAAAATTGCTGCTGTTcatgtacatttgttttttttccaatgaaaaTTTAAAGCTCATAATGCCGCTGATGCCAGAGAACGAAAAGTGAGAGTCGGCAAGAAGTTGGTACAAAAAGAACACTCaggcttatatatatatatgtatatatacgtatatatatatatattagaaaatattttttgagattttttttttcaaacaaatgatatataaatataaaatatgtaagtGTATACTCTCCAGACAAAAAATAGGTTCtttcaaactttttgactgttTTTCTGATAAACATACCAGCCTTTCATGAACATATACAACTTGTTGGTACAAAAAGTCAGCTTCCTCTTTGTTGACTTGTAGCACAATTTGGACAATGACTGGACACAAACACATGGTTGATTCCAGGTTTTATTTGGTGcagcacagtacagtacattgttGGCTCGAGTCAGGGTCATGAGAAACAGAAACAACAGTTTCTCctcacatttcatttttatcacCTGTATTTACTTGATGTATTACTTCTTCCTTTAAGTCTCATACAACTTCACATTCTGTTTCTTTCTCCATAAAAcactttaaataaatttttacttTGTCTTTACAGTGTGACAACATAAACCAAGCAAAAGTTCATTTCATCTGTTTACATGTACAATATTTTGCCTGCTTTGTGGAGGGGTGCTTACGTCGGGTGTGATATTTTTGCTCTCTCATGCAAATGACACAAAAGGACACATTTTAAAACACCAAAAACCAACATTGTTGACCACTTCGTTTTCTcaaattcacccccccccccccccccccgctcccccGTAACTGGCTTTGTCAactaaaaacatcttttttttttgttctactCTGTTTAACTAAACTACACAGGATAGTTCAGGATTAAATAAACGGTATGCTTGATGAAAGTTACTGACAGATCCTGCTGTTCACACAATTTTGTAGTGTCAAATATTTACAGTGAGTCCCATGCGTGGAGCCAGCGACGGGTCTCAGCTAACAGTAACTATTTTAATGTATGTCTTCTTTTTATTCACAGACTAACGCGATTATTGCGGTGTGTGCCCTTCAGAGTTTGCTGAGGTGCAAATTGCAGTAACAAAACATGATCCTGAACTAAATGAGAGTGAAGTCAACATTGAAGTCGTCAACAAAGCAGAAATTTTGCATCAAAGAAGTATGTCTTTTCATAAACAATTTGTGTATGGACACCACTTTGAGTCTGAGACTAAACAAACGTATGTGTAACTTAAGGTACTTAaacaataaagtcaatttaGAGTCGTCAGTTAAACTAGCGTACGTTTATTCAGAAATGTCCAAGGCAATTTGGAGTCTTTGATGCACATAACAATTGTTTCATGAACCAATGACCATAAACAGTAAAGACAATTTGAGTCCTTGGCTAAACTAGCGTACATTTATTCAGAAATGTCAAAgacaatttacagtatttattgaACCTAGTACCGTAATTTCTGGTGTATAAGCCACTGCtcttttcttaaactttgaaccctttCAGCTTATACAGCGGTGCGGCGAATTTATCACTAAATTCAAATGTTGGGACATCTGCtttactactaccactactactacgactactagtactactactagttgtTTAAATACCGTGCtgctcaatataacagtctgattcatggtgtcatcttacaaagaacacatAACAACTTAAAGggaatatataatgtaatatacaaacatgtaccaatatgagttttatgCAAAATGActtatgggaaaacttaaaaaatatatttttccccatttaaactcatattggtacttttttcttagttataccttttgactgttaagttgctgtgtgatgagtttggtgttttcttgtaagatgacactgtgaacCTGATccttatattgagtaatgacctcttgcaatttccaatgggttgataaGCTTGTGAGTTCTTACATAGCTCATGATCGGCTCCTGtaaaataaagagctgcctgaTCCTCATGGACTCATCGACCGACCCCGCaatatgacattttatgacTTAGACATGTGCAGCTTATATATGCACAGGTGTAAATGTAGCGGATGCGGCTTTTACACTGGAATTTACGGTAAACATTGAACACAATTTTGAGTTTCCGATAAACCTAAGGTATGTAAACAGTAAAGTCAATTGAGAGTCATCAGTTAAACTAGCATACATTTATTTAGTGAACCAATGTATGTAAACTCTGAAGACAATTTTGATTCTTCAGCTAAACTAGCGTACATTTATTCAGAAAAGTTTTTGAGTCAATTTTGAGTCTTTATGAACCTAACGTACATTTTTTGGGACCATCATACACAATCTCAAGTTTACTGTGACACTAACATACAAAAACAATTAAGCCAATTTAGTAtttaattaccatattttctggactataagttacactttttttcataggttggctgttcctgcgacttatactccagagcgacttataaatgaaaaaactgtttacattacataaaaattggacaccttttctgttcatagTTGTGCTCCATTtgtttattgttagaacttgccttccaagatgatgtaatgtctgttttggtcaagtagtttataaaataaaattacctgcaaaaaatgcgacttatactccatatAACTCCACATAACTCCACataacttatgtatgttttttttgacctaattatgcatttttggccttgcacGACATTTTTGCCcttactccggagcgacttatagtcagaaaatacagtaataacgCAAATTGTTTTCCTAAACATCAATGAAAATTTTGTGTTTTCGAAgggtacttttttttgtaaacattgacaACAATTTAGAGCTTTCAATCAGCCTAAAATACAATGCTCTAATGTCAATATTCGGTGTCTACCCTAGGGTTGTTTGTTCAAAATGAATCCTAATTTGTATTCGCAAAAGCaatggaaagaaaaacaaccgtcttattattatgtaataaaatCCTGTGCTAGAAGAGAGAATTGAACTTGAGAATCACAGTCGTCACTTGagagcaaacacaaacaaagatcTGGAAATAAAGTAGGTTGACGCAATGAGAGGATTCACCTGCTATCAATAACACTTTCATATTGGCTtcttgcttttttaaaaataaatcctaTTTCTCCTGTAGTAGTTGTGCATGGATCACAGCTATAAATTAGACTCTATAAATAACATCTAAATGTGCTTTCCTGTTTGTATTTACACTGGAGGAAAAGGGACAGGGAGATGCGATTATTTTTGGTTGGGCATTAGCATAGGTGTCCATTCAGGGATCCTTTTTGTGACTCTCACTTGTGCGCTTTACAGTCCTGCTCAGAGCGTCTTCCTGTGCTGCTGTCGGATCACTGCTTTACTTCTGCTGCTCCTCACGGACCTTTTGTGTAGCCTGTTGCTGTTGGCGCCACCTGTTGGAGGGAGGAGGGAAGAAcacgctgatgatgtcatacgcACAGTACCAATGTAACAAAAAAGATTATAATTCTAACAAATCGTTCATAAGTCAAAGGTAATTTGACCGTACACTTAAGTAcacttaaaaatattacattgtgATGTTTCACTCATAGAAATTTGCAAAACTCACTTTCTGTACATTTGACTTGCGGCTTCTCCCACTCCCCGTTCTCCATGCAGCGTATGACAGGCAGGTGGCGCTGCGTGTAGCCTGCCTGACACTGATAGCGCACTTTTGAGTTGACTGGGTAGCGCTCTCGTGTGACACCCAACGGTGCGCCGTGTTCCACCTCTGGGGGTGCCCCACAGCTCACTGGGAAGAAGGATAAAATAAGATGAGAACAAGACCTCTTCGTTCAGAAAGTAGTTTTGCTAAGTAGTTTTTGCTAGTTTTTACTAGTTTTGCAAGTTTTGCAACTGACAACGGAGTTGTGCTGATTGGGGTTGGTTCCTACCAGGCTGAGTCTTGCAGGAGAAGGGAAGGTAATAGTTGCAGGGCACGTCATTCCACTGGCCTCCCTCATGTCCGATCATGACGACGCAGTCCTCTCCGGAGTTGAAGTAGTTATCAGGTTGGTTGGGCCTCCAGTTCTCGTACGTCTAGGGAGGTTgcaaattgtaaaattgtacaATTGAATAACGTTAACATTCAGTAAAACTCATAAAACATGCATCAGTCTATCCGACTGACCAGGGGACTGCCGTCGGTCCAGCGGAACTCATTCTGAACATCTTTGTCATTGAGACCGATCCACTCGTAGTCCTGACCTTTGGCTGTGGACCACAGAGCGACAACGTTTGTTTAGTTTATGAGGCGTTTGTTCTGATAACACGTGTTGTTTGATCAAGCTTTGAATCTCATTCTCTAGGAGGCCCTTATGCCAACCATTCTGCCCCCCTGACCCCCAATCGTCCTACCAAATGGTATAACTCACAGTTGAGAAACTTCTGCTCCTCCTCAGATGTAACGCTGACCAGGTGGGCATTGATCTCCTGGCAACGCTGCTCAGCTTCTGACCAGGTGTGTCTGTCCGCAAAGTGGAGGTAACAGCTTCCCATGAAGTCCAACCAGCCCTCGGGACAACCATGTACAGCTGCACAAAAGAATCATTTTGGCCTtgaaaacattgaaaataaGAGGGGGGGGTATGCTTAAACTAGCCTCAATGCACATACCCTCTTCAACTTCTGGCTGCTCCACCACAGCAGGGGTTGCCAGTGAAACTGATGGCACTGTTGTTGGACTGATGTTAGTAGGCTCTGGGGTTACAATGATGATTGTTGGCTCCTCTGCCTCTGCAACTTGCCCTGATTGACCAGTATAGTCTGGGTAGGTCATGGTCGATCCAGGAGGGAGAGCTATGGAAAGCCCTGCAGTTGTCGGCATCTCATTGCCTGAGCTTTGAAGGTGGATTCCAGAACCACTTCCCTGGCCACTTATTTCTACTACGCCCCGTCCTTCTTCTGGATGGTGTGTTGGTGCAGAAATAGTAACCTCCTTTATCCCATCTTCTGTTAAAAAGATGATGTCACCATCCGTCTGAAAAGGTTGGCCAGAGGCAGAACCACTGCCGGAAGCGCTAGCTGGAAAACCACTTGGAAAGCCACTGGGGAAGCCTGATGCAAAGGGATGATATCCAGACAACTCCTGCTCTCCTGATGGCAGGACTGTTAGGTCAATGCCACTGCTGTCTATGAAGGAGATACTGGAGAATCCACTGATGTCCGACCCAGACATGCCTCCTGATCCGGACATCCCTCCCGATCCAGACATAACTCCTGATCCATACAGATCAGCAGATCCATAAATGTCTCCTGATCCAGACAA
This window harbors:
- the hapln3 gene encoding hyaluronan and proteoglycan link protein 3, with protein sequence MPGLLRPLLAACLLVQLLPASWCRMPEYNNGFYYHDVTNGNGNGEIYFNGVRLHVESPQPSVSATRGSSVTLPCHFHYVPELSAPRRTRVKWSWLPAHGASIASPAIAAAFAMETEVMVAMGNRHRSYGSFRGRVRLRRSAPGDMSLVINELRLNDTGRYRCEVIDGLEDESVTVELELRGRLTIGVVFPYFSDKGRYQFNFLEAQQACQDQDATLATFEQLFTAWDEGLDWCNAGWLADGTVQYPITTPRDGCGGSDLEPGVRSYGPRHRLLHRFDAFCFSASVKGTVYFLQNPSKLNFTEAVQACTKASSHMAKVGQLYAAWRLTGMDRCDAGWLADGSVRYPITKPRANCGPPEPGVRSFGFPPRHQKFGVYCYR